One region of Mucilaginibacter gotjawali genomic DNA includes:
- a CDS encoding DUF4397 domain-containing protein has protein sequence MKLGIGALGLFSLLLSSCLKDTSNYVAPPTALVTFYQASPDEPAMNLALNTNQVNQNPIYYGDDIDYFRAYAGQRTVNLFFTNSLNTIATAPVTLVANNAYSLFLANTSAHPEIVLLNDTLNRPASGKASVRLVNLSPDAPSVDLKIQGGAILVSNKAFKGYSSFLPISGQTNYTFQIMQTGTNTVLATLPGVTISNGFVYTILFHGLANTTNNGDKLAADLITNAYFY, from the coding sequence ATGAAGTTGGGAATCGGGGCGTTGGGTTTATTTTCCTTATTGCTAAGTTCTTGTTTGAAAGATACCTCTAATTACGTGGCCCCGCCTACAGCCCTGGTAACTTTTTACCAGGCCTCACCTGATGAACCCGCTATGAACCTTGCTTTAAACACCAACCAGGTTAATCAAAACCCGATATACTATGGTGATGACATTGACTATTTCAGGGCTTACGCAGGACAAAGAACTGTTAATCTCTTTTTCACAAACTCCTTAAACACCATTGCAACAGCGCCCGTTACACTTGTAGCCAATAATGCCTACTCGCTTTTCCTGGCCAACACGAGCGCCCACCCGGAAATTGTATTACTAAACGATACACTTAACAGACCAGCTTCCGGCAAAGCAAGTGTACGCCTTGTAAATCTGAGTCCTGATGCCCCTTCCGTTGATCTGAAAATACAGGGGGGTGCTATTTTGGTTTCAAACAAGGCTTTTAAAGGATATTCGTCATTTTTGCCAATCAGCGGGCAAACAAATTATACTTTCCAAATCATGCAAACCGGCACAAATACGGTGTTAGCAACGTTACCAGGTGTAACCATCAGTAACGGTTTTGTATATACTATTTTGTTTCATGGCCTGGCCAATACCACAAATAACGGGGACAAATTGGCTGCTGACCTGATCACTAACGCTTATTTTTACTAG
- a CDS encoding sugar porter family MFS transporter — MIQRKVILWSVIVAIGGFIFGFDTVVISGAEQAIQAYWQLGALAHGLTTSIAIVGTVCGAFFGRIPADALGRKKSLLIIALIFLFSAIFSSFATNWYLFMIFRFIGGIGVGASSIIAPIYISEISPAAARGRLVVLFQFNIVFGIVIALLSNLVIVRILGPSHNDAWRYMLGVMAVPSLIFLILLKLVPESPRWLLLQGRYDEAKNIFQIINPDGFQGELDSIVKSNKEDAEEPGGKELFSGRYKVPARLAVLIAFFNQVSGINAILYYAPRIFEMTGLGKNASLASSLGLGIVNFTFTMIAIKFIDSVGRRKLMFIGSVGLILTLGLVSFSFFTQNFSGYYIIIYLSLFIAFFSFSQGAVIWVFISEIFPNQVRAKGQTLGSFTHWFMAALITFIFPYFTEKLGGGNTFLFFTIMMMFQLLFVWKMMPETKGKSLEDIEHTLIGH, encoded by the coding sequence ATGATTCAGAGAAAAGTTATCCTATGGTCCGTCATTGTCGCTATTGGCGGATTTATTTTTGGGTTTGACACCGTTGTAATTTCCGGCGCCGAACAAGCCATCCAGGCCTATTGGCAATTAGGTGCATTAGCGCATGGCCTTACTACATCAATAGCTATTGTCGGCACCGTTTGCGGAGCGTTTTTCGGCCGGATCCCGGCAGACGCCCTTGGACGCAAAAAGTCGCTCCTTATCATTGCGCTTATATTTTTATTTTCCGCGATATTTTCTTCCTTCGCAACCAACTGGTATCTGTTCATGATCTTTCGCTTTATCGGCGGGATAGGAGTGGGCGCTTCATCAATTATTGCCCCTATATACATCTCCGAAATTTCGCCGGCAGCTGCCAGGGGCAGGTTGGTGGTTTTATTCCAGTTTAATATCGTGTTTGGTATCGTTATCGCTTTACTTTCAAATCTCGTGATCGTGCGCATCCTTGGCCCCTCGCATAACGATGCATGGCGATATATGCTTGGCGTAATGGCGGTGCCTTCACTTATATTTTTAATCTTGCTGAAATTAGTACCTGAGAGCCCGCGCTGGCTACTGCTGCAAGGCCGTTATGATGAAGCAAAAAATATATTTCAAATTATTAATCCTGATGGTTTTCAAGGCGAATTGGATTCGATCGTAAAAAGCAATAAGGAGGATGCTGAAGAACCGGGTGGTAAAGAACTATTCAGCGGCAGGTACAAAGTGCCCGCCAGGCTTGCCGTACTGATTGCATTTTTTAACCAGGTTTCGGGTATTAACGCTATACTTTACTACGCGCCCCGGATATTTGAAATGACGGGCCTGGGTAAAAACGCTTCCCTGGCCTCGTCGCTGGGCCTGGGTATCGTTAACTTTACGTTTACGATGATAGCCATCAAATTTATTGACAGCGTAGGCCGCAGAAAGCTGATGTTTATTGGGTCGGTCGGGTTGATCCTCACCTTAGGGCTGGTAAGCTTTTCGTTTTTTACACAAAATTTCAGTGGCTATTATATTATTATCTACCTGTCGTTGTTTATCGCATTTTTCTCTTTTTCGCAAGGCGCCGTTATCTGGGTGTTTATTTCCGAGATCTTTCCGAATCAGGTGCGGGCCAAAGGGCAAACATTGGGCAGCTTTACCCATTGGTTTATGGCAGCGCTCATTACGTTTATCTTCCCCTATTTTACAGAAAAACTTGGCGGCGGAAATACCTTTCTGTTTTTTACCATTATGATGATGTTCCAGCTGCTGTTTGTTTGGAAAATGATGCCCGAAACCAAAGGGAAGTCACTCGAAGATATTGAGCATACTTTAATAGGGCATTGA
- a CDS encoding YciI family protein, which yields MKKLILFAVLFLSITTVQSQNQTKVTNPDYDEVLAKKLGADNYGMKQYVMAFLKDGPNRITDSVKRNDLQRAHLKNIIRLAKEGKLLIAGPFLDGKEVEGIFIFNVPTVEEARALTETDPAIQAGSLVMELRPWYGSAALVEIYSIHKKLEKKSVADF from the coding sequence ATGAAAAAGCTGATTCTTTTTGCGGTGCTTTTTTTGAGCATTACAACGGTCCAATCGCAAAACCAAACTAAGGTTACCAATCCTGATTATGATGAGGTGCTTGCAAAAAAGCTTGGGGCTGATAACTATGGTATGAAGCAATATGTTATGGCTTTTTTAAAGGATGGCCCGAACAGGATAACGGATTCTGTTAAAAGAAATGATTTGCAGCGGGCGCACCTTAAAAATATTATCAGGCTGGCTAAAGAAGGGAAGCTATTGATAGCAGGCCCGTTTTTGGACGGTAAAGAAGTAGAAGGTATATTTATTTTTAATGTGCCCACTGTTGAAGAGGCACGGGCGCTTACCGAAACTGATCCTGCTATTCAGGCTGGTTCGCTGGTAATGGAATTAAGGCCCTGGTACGGTTCGGCTGCTTTGGTCGAAATCTATTCCATCCATAAAAAACTGGAAAAAAAGAGTGTTGCCGATTTTTGA